DNA sequence from the Pedobacter sp. W3I1 genome:
GATGTATCCTATTTATGCTTATGGTACTGAAGAACAGCGTAAAAAATATCTTCCAAAACTAGCCAGTGGCGAAATGATGGGTTGTTTTGGATTAACGGAACCAGATCATGGCTCCAATCCAGGTGGAATGGTAACCAATATTAAAGATGCAGGAAGTCACTATGTTTTAAATGGTGCCAAAATGTGGATCAGTAATGCACCATTTGCTGATATTGCAGTTGTTTGGGCAAAAGACGAGTCTGGAAAAATAAGAGGATTGGTCGTAGAACGCGGAATGGAAGGTTTTTCTACACCAGAAACGCATAACAAATGGAGTTTACGTGCTTCGGCTACTGGTGAGCTGGTTTTTGATAATGTTAAAGTACCTAAGGAGAATATTTTTCCTGAAATCAGCGGATTAAAAGGCCCGTTGGGCTGCTTAAATCAAGCCCGTTATGGTATCGCCTGGGGCGCATTGGGCGCAGCAATGGACTGTTATGATACAGCCTTGCGCTACTCAAAAGAACGTGTTCAGTTTGGCAAACCCATTGGCGGTTTTCAGTTACAGCAAAAGAAACTGGCAGAAATGGTTACCGAAATTACCAAAGGCCAGCTTTTGGTATGGCGTTTAGGTGTGCTAAAAAGCGAAAATAGAGCATCAGCTGAGCAAATTTCGATGGCCAAAAGAAACAGTGTAGAAATTGCGCTCGATATTGCACGTAACGCACGCCAAATGCTTGGCGGAATGGGTATTACAGGCGAATACTCGATTATGCGCCACATGATGAACTTAGAATCAGTAGTAACTTACGAGGGTACACATGATATACATTTACTGATCACAGGAATGGATGTAACCGGATTAAACGCATTTAAATAGCATAAATATTTTTAGGATAATAAAATTTTAAGATAAATAGTTAATGAAAGACTTTAAAAAATACACCTACATCCCTGCCCCACCAGAAGAAGTTTATTTAGCCCTTACCAAAGAAACCAGTATAAAGTTATGGACTGGTGCCGACGTTGAATTTGAAGAAGTACCAGGAACAGAGTTTTCTTTCTGGGACGGTGATATTACAGGTAAAAACATTGAGTTTGTTTACGGTAAACAGATTGTTCAACAATGGTATTTTGGAGAAGAAAACGAACCTTCTATTGTAACCATAAAACTTCACGAAGATAAAAAAGGAACTTCACTGGAATTTAAACAAACCAATATCCCTGATGAAGATTATAAAGATTTTACAGATGGGATCCAGGAATATTTCTTGGCGGGTTTAGTAGATTTCTTTGACGAATAAACAAAATATAAAAATGAAAGATAAAATTATCGCTCTCTCTTCTTTACTTTTCTTTACCACATTTACTTCCTGTACATCTTTCCTTACTCCAGCTGTACTTGGAAATAATATGGGGTATTTGCCAAAAACAATGGGTGCTGATAGCATTAAAACATTAACAAATGTATCAGCAAGTTATGCTGGTTCCACGTCGCCAACTACTGGCACGGATTTCGAATTAGGAATGGCAAACATAAGCCGTTCGCACACTTTCAAAGAATCAAACATTTCTTATGGTATTTTCGCTTATGCTGGAAAAGCTTCAGGTGGAGATAGCCACTACACTGAAGAGGATTTAAAGAATTATCTTCCATCCTTCAAAAAATCAATCAGTGGCGTTGGCTTAAGATTTTCTGCCGGCCTTCACAATACTTCAGCTAACGGAAATACAGATTTTAGGTACATTAACTTTGAAAATGCGCTTAGCTTTGAAGGTGGGGCTTATACCAAGTTTAGACAGGAGGTTTATAGCAATCATATCCCAGATTATGTGGCGGTAACAAACAGAAAGATACTCTGGACTACCGGACTATCTACTGAGGTGATCTGGAGAGCAAGGAATGATCACGACATCCGGCATGCTTTTAGGCTTTTTATTGGTGGTACACCAAATTTTGTGAATAGTTTTAGATCTGGTATTAAAGCTGCTGATGACATTAGAGGTAAAAATTCGCTAGGATGGGTTTTTAACTATTTCTTATATATCAAGCGCTTTTCTCTCTCGTACGAACTGGCAGATAATGTCAATTATGCGCAAAAGCTAAGTTTTGGCTATTCATTTCAATAAAACATAATCGACCTATCGCTGTTCTGATATAAATAAAATATCATGAACAGAACTTTAGGACTTATATTAATTGTTATTGGCATTGCCATGCTCATCTGGACAGGCTTTACTTATACCAAAAAAGAAAAACTAGTTGATGCTGGCCCTATTCAAATATCTGCCGACAGAGAAAAATCTGTTAATTGGCCTCCTTATGCAGGTGGTATTATTTTGGTAGCTGGTGTAATTGTATTCGTAGCTTCTAAGAAGAAATAATTGATTTGTCATTCTGAGCCTGTCGAAGAACTTTGAAGCATTTCGACAGGCTCAATGTGACAATTTATATCTCGTAACTATAAACAGATCTTATTGCATCCCTTAAGTTATACTTTGAAGCCATCACCTCTCCATAGGCCCCGGCACTACGGATGGCAAAAATATCGCCCCTGAACGATTCAGGTTGCTCTACTTCTTTACCAAAACAATCGGTACTCTCACAGATTGGCCCTACAATATCGTATTTTATGACTTCGGACTTCGGACTTCGGACTTCGGACTGACTAAGATTCTCGATCTTGTGATACGCTTGGTACAATGCCGGACGCATCAATTCAGTCATGCCTGCATCTAAAACCACAAAGTTTTTCTTCTTTCCGTTTTTGATGTATAATACTCTGGTAATTAATGATGCTGATTGACCAACTAAAGCTCTTCCCAGCTCAAAATGTACTTCCTGACCAGGCTTAACCGTTAAGAACTCACTGAAAATTTTAAAGTAAGATTTGAAATCGGGAATCTGATGATCAGGATTATGATAATCGATACCTAAACCACCCCCAACGTTTAATACCTGAAGGTTAAATCCTTTATCTTCAAACCATGCTGCAAATTCGTTTACACGAACGCAGAGGTTTTTATATACATCCAGATTGGTAATCTGTGAACCAATATGAAAATGGATTCCGATAAATCTAAGGTTTGGAGAAGCTTTTAAAGTATCAGCACATTCCGGTAAATCCCAGGAATTGATTCCGAATTTATTTTCATCCAAACCTGTGGTAATGTTGTGGTGTGTATGCGCATCAACATTCGGGTTGATTCGGATCGCCACCTGAGCGGTTTTACCCTTCTTGCCGGCAAGTTCATTTAAAACTTCTAATTCCTGAATAGATTCTACATTAAAGCAGAAAATATCAAGATCAAGGGCCTCATTAATTTCTTTATCAGATTTACCTACTCCGGCAAATACAATTTTTTTATTGTCAAAGCCAACTTCAACTGCTCTTCTTACCTCACCTGCACTTACACAATCTGCACCAAAACCAATCTCTTTGATCTGGTTAAGCAGCACAGTATTGAAATTTGCTTTTAGGGCATAATGAATATGGAATTGATATGGAGCTGCCGCATCTGCACAAGTGTGCAAGGTTTTTTGCAGCAAATCGGTATCGTAGTAGTAAAAAGGCGTTTCAATATTGTTAAACTTTGATATATCTTTATCGGCGAACATGTTCAAATTCCTTATTATAATTTTAATTTTATTCTTTGGGCTAATTTATTTGGGTAACTACCTGGATTTAAAGCATGGAAGAATTACCCAGAAACAATACAACGGAAAAATCCGATTTTTTATCGTGTTACTCCTCATTGTACTGTTTCTTTTATTTATCAAAAAATGAAGATAGCAGCAGCCATATTTATCGTTCTTATTCTTTCTGCAGGATTATATAACTCTTACAAAAAATATAAAAACGGATTATTACCATCAAGCTTTCTGGCTTTTCACTTCCTTATCGGATTGCTGGTCATCATCGGCGCTTTTTTCCTCTTATTCGAATAATCTATTGTGCAGGCTTCTTAAAGCTTCGGTTTTATATTCGCTTAAGATTAGGAGCGAAACATTATAGTTACTTCCTCCGTAAGAAATCATGCGGATCGGGATATGTTTTAAGCCTTCTAAAACCCTGCTTGCAAAACCATGTTTTTCTGAACCAAAATCGCCAACTACACAAACAATACTGTGGTTGGTATCAACCTCAACGGTTCCGAAACTTTCCAGTTCTTCAATAATCTGTGGTAAATGGGCTGTCTCATCAATCGTTAACGATACGGCAACTTCCGAAGTGGTAATCATATCGATCGGTGTTTTGTAACGCTCAAAAACTTCAAAAACCCTGCGTAAGAAACCATAAGCCAATAACATCCGGCTCGATTGGATACGGATTGCCGTAATGCCATCTTTCGCAGCTATCGATTTAATTTTTCCTTTTTCACTATCGTGGGTAATCAAAGTACCCGCTGCAGAAGGTTCCATTGTGTTTAACAAACGAACCGGAATTTTATATTTCTGTGCTGGGAAAACTGATTGAGGATGCAAAATCTTTGCGCCAAAATAAGCCAGCTCAGCTGCTTCATCAAATGATAACTGTGCAATTGGCTTGGTTCCTTTAACAATACGCGGATCGTTGTTGTGCATGCCGTCGATATCTGTCCAGATTTGAACTTCTTCAGCCAGAATTGCAGCACCCAATAATGATGCGGTATAATCACTTCCACCACGGCGCAGGTTATCTACTTCACCGAAACTATTGCGGCAGATATATCCTTGCGTAATGAATAATTTATTGTCTTTATGCTGCGCTAAAAGCGGCGTTAAATGTTTTGTAGTGAAAGGAATATCAGGTTCGTTATCTTCATCCGTTTTCATGAAATCTAAAGCAGGTAACAATACGGATGGCACCCCGATCGATTTTAAATAAATATGGTATAAAGTCGTAGATAATAGCTCACCTTGTGCCAGTACCACCTTCTCTTCGATTGAAGTGAAAATATCGTTCGCTAAGCCAGCTAAGAAACCAAAGTGATAATCGATCACTTCATTTCCCTGCTCCTGAAACTCGTCAGCAGGCAACAATTCAACAACAAAAGTTTTATATTTCTGATATAGATTTTCAACACAATCGCTTCCCTTCTTCTTATCTCCAGCTAAAAAATAATTTGCAATTTCTACTAAACTATTTGTTGTACCAGACACGGCTGATAAAACTACAATCTGTTCTTCATTTGGATTAACGATATCCAACAACTTTGTCATGCGCTCAGGACTACCTACAGAGGTACCCCCAAATTTTAATATTTTCATTTTAATACTGGAATATGTAATTTTCTTTATTATTGTATCGGGGCGTGAAATTAAACAAAAGCAGCTTAAAAGCAACACCCTCAACAAAATAAAATTTGGATGAGTTGAAATAAATACGTTTCAACCAAACATCATTCATTAAAATTTGTTCAACACCAGATATTAAATTTAAAAAACAGCTCAATGCAGGCAATTGACCAATCAACGCAAGCCACAATTAATCAGTGGTTAAGTGGAAATTACGATGAAAATACCAAGGCAGAAATTCAGGCCCTTGTAGATAAAGATGCAACTACCGAATTAACGGATGCATTTTATAGAAGTTTAGAGTTTGGAACAGGTGGTTTACGTGGCATTATGGGTGCAGGTTCTAACCGCATCAACAAGTACACTATTGGAACTGCTACACAGGGATTAGCCAATTACCTAAACAACAAATATCCGAACGAGAAAATCAAAGTGGCCATTGCGCATGATAGCCGCAACAATTCTGATTACTTTGCTAAAATCACAGCAGATGTTTTCTCGGCAAACGGAATCCATGTTTATTTCTTCTCTGCATTAAGACCAACACCGGAACTTTCTTTCGCTGTACGCCATTTTGGTTGCAAAAGTGGTGTAATGTTAACCGCATCGCATAACCCTAAAGAATATAACGGTTATAAAGCTTACGGTGCTGACGGTGGCCAGTTTACTTCTCCCGATGATAAATTTGTGATTGATGAAGTAAATAAGATTAAAAGTATCGACGAAGTTAAATTTGACCGTGTTGAGGCCAACATCGAACTGATTGGAGAAGACGTAGACAAACTTTATTTAGATGGAATTGCTGCACTCTCCATCTCACCAGAAGCGATTAAAAGACAGCATGATTTAAAAATTGTGTACTCGCCTATCCACGGAACTGGAATTACTTTGGTTCCGAAAGCTTTGGCACAGTTTGGTTTTACTAACGTAACCCTGGTTGAAGAACAAAGTACACCAGATGGAAATTTCCCAACGGTAGTGTATCCTAACCCAGAGGAAAAAGATGCGCTGACTTTGGCAATGAACAAAGCAAAGAAAATTGATGCTGATTTAGTGTTGGCAACTGATCCTGATGCTGACCGTGTGGGTATTGCCGTAAAAGATAACAATGGCGAATGGGTACTACTTAACGGTAACCAAACGGGTAGTTTGTTGATTAACTATTTATTATCGGCCTGGCAAGATAGTGGTAAATTAGATGGTAACCAGTTTATTGTAAAAACCATTGTAACCTCTAATTTAATCGAAGAGATTGCCAAAAAGAAAAATGTAACCTATTACAATACCTTAACAGGTTTTAAATACATCGGTCAGTTAATGACAGAGTTAGAAGGTAAAAAATACTTTATTGGCGGTGGTGAAGAAAGTTACGGCTACTTAATCGGCGATTTAGTACGCGATAAAGATGCAGTAGTTTCTGCAGCTTTTATTTCTGAAATGACGGCCTACTACAAAGACAAAGGTGCAAGTTTATACAATGCATTATTGGATATGTATGTAGAATATGGCCTTTACAAAGAAGATCTGGTTTCGTTGACCAAAAAAGGCAAATCAGGTGCCGAAGAAATCAAAGCCATGATGGTTAAATTCAGAGAAAACCCTCCTGCGACATTGGGTGGATCGAAGGTTTCGGTATTGAAGGATTACGAATTGAGTCAGGAAACTGATTTAGCAAGCGGAAAAGTAAGCAAACTGGATTATCCAACTTCGGATGTTTTACAGTTTATTACTGAGGATGGCAGTATTGTTTCTGCACGTCCGAGTGGGACAGAACCCAAAATTAAATTCTATTGCAGTGTTAATGCACCTTTAGCTGATAGAAAAGATTTTGACAAGGTTAATGCACAACTTGGTGAAAAAATCAAAGCGGTAATGGCCGATTTACAGGCATAGTTTTACCATTTATACCACAGATAAAAAGGATAAACACAGATGAAGGCTATTTCATCTGTGTTTTTTATTTAGTGCCGTCATCTTGATTGAAGCAGAGTCCCGAACTTTCAGGAGAGCGATCTATATAGATAGATTTAGCTTCGCTGAGCACTTTGTGGTTCTCGACTGCGTTGCACTCCGCTCGAAATGACGACAATTTTTCTATTGATTTTAATCAAGCAACTGCGATACATTTTTCTTAGAAATATAAATAATAGCAGCTTCACTTTTTTCTGCAGATAAATACTTACCCGTTTTTTTATCGTGAATGGCTCTTCCAGCTGAAACGTAGAGTTTCCCTGATTTATCTACATGCAGATTGTTGATCTGGTTATCAAAAGGAACCTGGAGTATTTTTGAAGTTCCATTTTTAAAAATTTGAATATCGCTTTTTAGTACATAACCAGACCAAGGATCTGAATTCTTATTAAAAGGTTCGATATTTTCTTTTAGCTTAATTTTAAGCTGGTTTTCTAAATAAAGTGTTGCAAACTCCTGAAATCTTTGTTCCGAAATACCATATTTACTGCACCAATCCCAGGTAAAGCCTTTATCTAAGCTAAAATACTGGCTAAAGGTTGCCATTCTTAGGTTATTTTTCAGCAAACCATTAGATTGCAGTGCAAAAACAGTATCCTTAACCGACAGAAAACCATAAATAGGCTGGTTATTTACCTTCGTTTTGCGCCAGGTTTTCCCTTTATCGGTGGTTTGATAAATTTCGGTAAGCGTAGATACCATTAAAGTATCATCAATATTTCCATAAACCGCATGGGCTTCTTTCCCATCTGCAATTTCGATCCTGATCCAGTTTGGATCGTTAAACGTTGCAGGAACTTCTGGTACCTCTTTTTTTGCGCATGATGATAGTATCATCATCACTGCAATAGTTTTAAGTAATTTCATAGGTTTCATTTTGTGTAGTGCAAGATAAATAAAAATCTACACTAACTAAAAACACAGGTGAAATTAGCGCATTTAGCTACAGAAGAAGCGTGAATAATAAATTTTCTGTGTCCTTTTGATTCCGTGGCAAAAAACAAAACATCAGATGCAAAACCTACCGATAAAAATAGATTGCGTATATTTACACATATTAAAGAATAGACTTATGACTGAGATGATTTTAAAAGATAATGTAGAACAAAGCAAAATTGATGCGTTGTTAGCTTTTCTAAAATCATCGGACATTGATGTTGAATTGAGAACCGTATCGTCAAAGAAATCAACTAAAGCAACCAAATTTTCTTTATCTAAAGGCATTTGGAGTGACTACAACATTAGCTCAACGGAACTTAGAGATAAAGCTTGGAAAAGGTAATGGTTTTATGTGATACAAATATTTTTATCGAATTTATAAGGGCAATGATTTAATCATTGATGTCTTTGAAAAAATTGGTCAAAACAACGTAGCTATTTCTGATGTTAGTTGTGCAGAATTACTTTATGGAGCAAGGAATAAAAGAGGTGCACGGAAATTGCGTAACCGATCGTCATCCTGAATTTATTTCAGGATCTTTCCTATATTAAAAGATGCTGAAACGAGTTCAGCATGACGTGACTAGATTGAAATATACA
Encoded proteins:
- a CDS encoding SRPBCC domain-containing protein, encoding MKDFKKYTYIPAPPEEVYLALTKETSIKLWTGADVEFEEVPGTEFSFWDGDITGKNIEFVYGKQIVQQWYFGEENEPSIVTIKLHEDKKGTSLEFKQTNIPDEDYKDFTDGIQEYFLAGLVDFFDE
- the lysA gene encoding diaminopimelate decarboxylase, giving the protein MFADKDISKFNNIETPFYYYDTDLLQKTLHTCADAAAPYQFHIHYALKANFNTVLLNQIKEIGFGADCVSAGEVRRAVEVGFDNKKIVFAGVGKSDKEINEALDLDIFCFNVESIQELEVLNELAGKKGKTAQVAIRINPNVDAHTHHNITTGLDENKFGINSWDLPECADTLKASPNLRFIGIHFHIGSQITNLDVYKNLCVRVNEFAAWFEDKGFNLQVLNVGGGLGIDYHNPDHQIPDFKSYFKIFSEFLTVKPGQEVHFELGRALVGQSASLITRVLYIKNGKKKNFVVLDAGMTELMRPALYQAYHKIENLSQSEVRSPKSEVIKYDIVGPICESTDCFGKEVEQPESFRGDIFAIRSAGAYGEVMASKYNLRDAIRSVYSYEI
- a CDS encoding phospho-sugar mutase; this encodes MQAIDQSTQATINQWLSGNYDENTKAEIQALVDKDATTELTDAFYRSLEFGTGGLRGIMGAGSNRINKYTIGTATQGLANYLNNKYPNEKIKVAIAHDSRNNSDYFAKITADVFSANGIHVYFFSALRPTPELSFAVRHFGCKSGVMLTASHNPKEYNGYKAYGADGGQFTSPDDKFVIDEVNKIKSIDEVKFDRVEANIELIGEDVDKLYLDGIAALSISPEAIKRQHDLKIVYSPIHGTGITLVPKALAQFGFTNVTLVEEQSTPDGNFPTVVYPNPEEKDALTLAMNKAKKIDADLVLATDPDADRVGIAVKDNNGEWVLLNGNQTGSLLINYLLSAWQDSGKLDGNQFIVKTIVTSNLIEEIAKKKNVTYYNTLTGFKYIGQLMTELEGKKYFIGGGEESYGYLIGDLVRDKDAVVSAAFISEMTAYYKDKGASLYNALLDMYVEYGLYKEDLVSLTKKGKSGAEEIKAMMVKFRENPPATLGGSKVSVLKDYELSQETDLASGKVSKLDYPTSDVLQFITEDGSIVSARPSGTEPKIKFYCSVNAPLADRKDFDKVNAQLGEKIKAVMADLQA
- a CDS encoding aspartate kinase, whose protein sequence is MKILKFGGTSVGSPERMTKLLDIVNPNEEQIVVLSAVSGTTNSLVEIANYFLAGDKKKGSDCVENLYQKYKTFVVELLPADEFQEQGNEVIDYHFGFLAGLANDIFTSIEEKVVLAQGELLSTTLYHIYLKSIGVPSVLLPALDFMKTDEDNEPDIPFTTKHLTPLLAQHKDNKLFITQGYICRNSFGEVDNLRRGGSDYTASLLGAAILAEEVQIWTDIDGMHNNDPRIVKGTKPIAQLSFDEAAELAYFGAKILHPQSVFPAQKYKIPVRLLNTMEPSAAGTLITHDSEKGKIKSIAAKDGITAIRIQSSRMLLAYGFLRRVFEVFERYKTPIDMITTSEVAVSLTIDETAHLPQIIEELESFGTVEVDTNHSIVCVVGDFGSEKHGFASRVLEGLKHIPIRMISYGGSNYNVSLLILSEYKTEALRSLHNRLFE